GCAACGGAAGCTCGGGGAGCGGCTGTCGTTTGCGCCTGAGCGGCGCCCACCGGTTTCTTGCCCGTTTCATGCTGCAGCACATAGGCCTGTCGCAGGATGCGCTGGCCAAGGACCTGGACCGAATCTATGTCGAACGGCTTCTGGGTTTGATCAAGGAGTCGTCCATCCATCGGATCGTTCTTTTGGCGCACGATGAGGTTTATCATGCCGACGGACGGGTGATGGACGGCGTGGGCTCCCTGTATGTTCCGAACGATCATCTTCTGGAGCTGACGCGTCAGTTTCCGGAATTCCTTCCCGGGGTATCGATTCACCCGGCTCGCGCGGATGCCCTGGCCGAGTTGGAGCGGGCGATTGAGGGTGGGGCCGTTTTGATGAAGTGCCTCCCGAACTGTCATAACATTGATTGCAACGATCGGCGTTACACTCCGTTTTGGGAACGCATGGCGGAGGCGGATCTGCCCTTGCTCGCCCATACCGGAGGGGAGCACACCGTGCCGGTCGTGCGTGCCGAGCTGGCCGACCCGCGGGTGTTGACGCTCCCCTTGGAGTGTGGGGTGAAGGTCATTGCGGCGCACTGCGGGACTCGCAGCGGTTTGAGGGATCCGGATTACTTTGAGCACTTCCGGGAGATGACGCAGCGTTATCCGAATCTGTATGGGGACACGAGCGCGTTCAACCTTCCCATGCGTGGGCTGCACATTCGAAAGTGCCTGCAGTCTCCCCTGCGGGAGCGACTGGTGCACGGCAGCGACTTTCCGGTGCCGATTCAGGGTTTGTGGGCATGGATGCGCGGTCTGTTACCCTGGAAGGAGTATCGGAGATGCCAGAGAATACCCAACGTAATCGAGCGCGATGTCCAACTCAAGCGGGCGATGGGGTTTGATGCGGAGCATTTCAGCCGGATCGCGTCGCTGTTGCGGTGAGCGGGGAATCGTCCGGGGACGGACGACCCTACAATTGTAGCGTGGGCCGTGTCGGCCCATCGGAGGGGGAAGCGACGGAAACGAGGGAGGTGTTGCCCACGGATCACACAGATCACACGGATTGAGAGAAAACCAGGGGACCTCGGATCTCTTCATTTCTAAGTTTCGTTCCCGTCCGCGTGATCCGTAGGCAATACAGCCCCCTCTGTGGTCAAAATGGAACAAGTGGCCTCTACAGCGATGCTTCAAAATTTCTCTTGCCACACACTGCCTACAGTTGTAGTTCTCATGAATGCCTACAGTTGTAGGCGATCGCTAGAATGAAACCGATACCGCGTATTTCCGAGACGGAGTGGGAGGTGATGAAAGTGGTTTGGCAGAAGTCACCCCGGTCGGCGGGGGAGATCCTGGACGAGCTTCGCCGCGACGACCCGAGTTGGCATCCCAAGACGGCGAAGACCTTGATCGCCCGCCTGGTGCAGAAGGGCGCGCTTGGGTTTAGAAAAGACGGCCGAGCGTATTTCTATCATCCGCTGGTGGATGAGCGCACCTGCTCAAGCGTGGAGAGTGAGAGTTTTCTGAGTCGTGTCTTTGGAGGCTCCCTCAAGCCGCTGCTCGTTCACATGGTGGAAGAAAAGAAGCTGTCAGCGTCCGATATCAAGGAGCTCCGAAAACTTCTCGACGGAAAATAACGATCAACAGGGGGGCAACCGATGAACATTTTAGACTCAGCGTTGTTAGCTCTGCTCCGCTCCTCCTGGCAGGGGGGAGTGCTCGTGCTGATTGTCTTGTCCCTTCAAGCTCTCCTCGGTCAACGGCTTGCCCCGCGTTGGCGGCACGGCCTTTGGTTGATCGTCTTGGTGCGCCTGGCGCTTCCTGTTTCATTCGAATGGCAGGGGAGTATGTTCAGCTTGGTGCCTTCGTTGCGGGTGCCGCTTTTTTCCGAAAAGCTGGATCGAGCGACCGACTTGCCTGCGAGGCAGTCCGGGTTCGAGTCCTTGCCCGTCGGACCGCCGATCTCGAAGGATATCTCCTCTGCCGATGAGCCGCGTGAGGACCTGCAGCTTGCAGGGGCTTCTGTTCCTCTTCCTACCAGTGACATCACCCCATTCGCGAATCGGGAGAGCTTCTCTCCATCGCTCCCGCAGAGCCCGTGGCCCTGGATGAAGTGGGTCGCATTCGTTTGGGCACTGGGAGCGGTGGGTTTTGGGGTTTTGATTGGGTTGCCGGCCTGGCATTTCAGTCGACGCGTTGCGCGGCTCCATCCCCTGAACGATCCGAGAGTTGATTCGATTCTGACGGCCTGCCGGAACCGAATGAGCCTCAAGCGAAATCTACTAGTTTTTGAGACAGACGCTGTCGCGAGTCCGGCGCTCTTCGGATTGTGGCGGCCTCGGCTCCTGCTGCCTCCTGGTCTGGTCAATCGCTTCGCGGTCTTGCAACTCCAGCACATCTTCCTGCATGAGTTGGCGCATCTTCGGCGTAGAGACCTACCACTGAATGGGATCATGATCTTGCTGGTGGTTGTTCACTGGTTCAATCCCCTGGTCTGGCTCGCGATGAGACGCATTCGGGTGGACCGTGAGTTGGCCTGTGATGCGTTGGCCCTGCAATATATCGACCCCAAGGAGGCCAGGGGTTATGGAGAAACGATCATCAGCCTTGTCGAGGATATCTCGCAGCGGCCGATGGTCGCCGGGTTGGTGGGCATGGGTGAGGATCCTGGGGCGTTGCGTGCACGCATTCGGATGATCGCCCGTTTTCGAAAACCGGGACGATGGTCTGCTCTGGCGCTGGTATTGCTTGTGGGGCTCGGGGCGGTTGGACTCACGGACCCTAACGGTAAAGATGTCGATCCGGTCCGGGCGGAGTCTTCCTCGCAAAACCCCGAATCGGCTGGCGCAGGCCTCATTACCGCTGCCGCAGTCGCTTTGGAGGGGGCGAATGTCTCCAATGGATACAAAGATAATGACGGGTCTTCCGAACCTGTCTGCCGCATCGAGGTGCTGGATGAGAAAACGGGACAACCGATCGAGAAGGCGGTGGTGATGGTGGATACCCTGGGCTATATTAGGGTACAGCCTCCGCAGTGGATCGTGGAGACGGATGCGCGCGGCATGGCCTCGATACGTCACTTCGCTCTCATACAGTACAAGATGATGAGCGTCGTGGTCGCTCACCGTGACTATGCTGCCAGCCGCGTCCAGTGGCATAATTCTCCAGGAACCCTCGGGACCGGTGTGAAGGGGGACCTGCAGGTGCGTCTGGGTCGTGGCGTGCGTTTGGGGGGAAGACTCGTCGACTCGGAGCAAAAGCCAATCGCTGGGGCGCGCGTCCGTCTCTCCAGTTTTGGCATCCCCTGGCCCGTGCCTGCCGGAAAGCCTGGCTTGGAGCTTCCGACTATCTCCCAAATGCCAGGATGGAGCTTTCAGACGGTGGTGGAGACGGACGGTGATGGTCGGTGGACTTTCGACCGAGCGCCTTCGCCCGTGGTGAGGGCTAGCCTGGAGGTCCTTCGACCGACCGGTGGGCGCCGCTGGTTTAGTTCGGCACCCAATTCCGGGCTCTCTCCGAGTCATCCTCGTGTGCGGTTGGAATCACTCATGAGCCAAGCGGCGGTCCTGGAATGGAAGACTGGGATAGATCTGGATGTCCGGGTCTCGGATGCGTCTGGAATGCCGGTGCCGGACGCGAGCGTGTACTTGTTGGTTCGCAACGAGGATCTTGATTACACAATTCGCGATCGATCTTTGAAGGATCTGGTACCGGAGGGGAAGACGGATCGGTCCGGGTCACTGAGTTTATGGGATCAGGCCTGGAGTGAGCATACCATCCTGGTGAAAGCTACGAACTACGCCGTTCAGGCTCAAGTTGTGCCTTTACGAAGGGGTAAAGTTCCGGTCTCGATCATTCTGCGGAAAGCTCTCCCTTTGCGGCTTCATGTTGTGGATCGATCTGGTAATCCAATCTCTCAGGTTCACGTGTCTTTCGCTGGTTCTTCGAACCTTGCCGCCCCGGCTATCCCCTGGTCTGGTTTTACCGATGCCCAAGGACGGTTGGAATGGATGGATGCACCGAGGGAGGATTTTGATCTGCTCTTCGCTCGCGGTTCCCGGCTCGTTTCCTTTCGGATGGGGGGGGAGCAGCGCGAGCGTACAATCAAGATCCTGGGTCCGTGGGAAAACGAGTCGATTTCACTCTCAGGACAGGTAGTTGACTCGATTACAGGTGCCCCAATTCAGAACTACCAGATTCTGGGATTACGGAGGGAGGGATATCCCAATTCTGGCTATCAACTGCTGGCAAAACATGACAGCGGTGATTTTAGCTTTCAGCTGCATCGTGCGCAGGAGGCTACTGAACTGGATTCAGATTCTGCCTCCTGGAATCGCTATCGGTTAAAGGTGGTGGCAGCGGGTTATGAACCTTTGGTGACCGAGGAGTACCACTTCACCCAAGGGGATCAACGACTCCGGTTTTCACTCAAGCCTAGCTCGGTTCCTCGCCACGTCAGGGTGCTTCAACCAGACGGTTCGCCAGCTGTGGAAGCGGTTATGTATCGCGCTCAGGGTCGTCAGGCGGGCTTCTTGCCAGAATTCGGTAGCCGCTATCCGTCAGGATCGGGCTCTGGTTTCGAGGAACGGCAGAGCGGCGCCGATGGTCGACTTGAACTCCCGATAGATGTGTCTGAAACTCCCTTGGTTGTCAGGCATATCACGGGAACAAAGGTAATCACTTTGGGTGAGTGTCACCAGCATTCCAGCATCCTTTTGGAAGCCTGGGGACGTATCGAAGTGCAGTGGGACCTGAACCAGCTGGATAAGACAGCGGTGGCATGTTCGCTAGAGAGTCTGATCTACATTCCAGGGCGCTTGAATGCAGGCGGTATCCAAGCCACCTCCGACAAGCAGGGAAAAGTTGTCTTCCAACATGTGACGCCGGGCGATTATATCATCGGACGATACGGTTCTAGTTCCTCGGGTATTCTGCAGGATCATCACAGTGTGCATGTCAGTGCAGGGGAAACGGTCCGTCTGAATCCGGGGAGAGAAGCAGCGGATGTGATTGGGCGTCTGGTGCCTACCCCCGCGCGGGGTGCCGATGCCTACTCCGAGCCAGAGTTGGTCAATCTCTTGGTGAAGAAACTACCTCGGTTGGAGTGGCCAGAACGACGCACGTTCGCTTCTCCGGATCGGTACTTCAAGGCGATGGTTGAGTTTCTTTCGACGGAGGCTGCCCGTGACTACTTTCGGCAGAGGCGTTTTTATCTCATCCAGTGCCAGCCCGATGGAGCCTTTAGGATCCGCGGAGTGGAGCCGGGGGAGTATGAGATCTATTCTGGAGTGAGTCGGTATGCGACGTCACGCATCTTCCCTTGGATTCTCCAAGGACTGGATGAACCGGAGGCAATTGACCGCGTCACCATTCCCCGCGTGACCGGGCTGCGACCGGATCTTCCTTTGGATCTGGGGCTCATTGTATCGGGACGCTCGACGCCTGTGGAACTGTCGGGTGTTCCTCTGGAACTTGAAGGTCGTGGGCAGAACGGGGCACCGTTGTCGCTCGCTTCCCTGCGTGGAAAGTGGGTGCTCTTGCATTTCTGGTCGAGTTGGTCGGACCGTTCGCTCGAACGGATGGCAGAGCTGAAGGAGGTTCATGCTTGGAGCCGCCAGCAACCCAAGTTCACTCTCATCGGGGTCAATTTGGATGGGGAGTTTTCCCAGTCGAAAGAGACTATCCAACGCCTTTCTCTAGATTGGGCACAACTTCATCTTACCAGCGAGCAGCGCGGTGCCATCGTTAAGCAGCTCAGCCTCGCTGAAATTCCGCGCTCGCTATTGCTCACCCCCGAAGGTCGGCCATTCTTGCTCGATCTGCCCATCGGCAGGTCTTTGGAGGTGGCTCGGAAAGTAGTGGAGCAACCGATAATTCGCTGACCTCACGATGGTGTGATCCTTCTCTAAGCGGTGAATGTTATGAAAATCTGCCTCCTGCTCCTCATGGTGGTTCTGGTGAGCCCGTTGGTCGAAGCTGGGGTGTCGGTGTCGGGCCTCATCCTGGACAGAGCAGGGCGGCCGGTGTCTGGCGCTCGCGTGATCGTTCGGGGGCGGGCGGCCGAGTTCAAAACAGAGTGGTTGCCGAGTAGCGAAGCTGCCTTAACCGTCGTCTCGGATTCACAGGGGCGATTCCGCCTGCCGACAGAGACCGGATGGACCGCTTATCATGTTACCGTGCAAGCTACGGACTTCGCTCCCCTCTGGTCTGCGCTGAATCTGGGTCGAGATCCGATCCTCGTTCTGCCTAAGGGAGCCGCCGTTTCCGGAAAGGTGGTCTCGCAGGGCAAAGGGGTGAGGGATGTTGTGGTGGTTGCCGAAACCGAGGCTCGTGGCCCCGGACTTTTCTTAAATGGCTTCCTGGCCCGCACCGGGGGGGACGGAGAGTTTGTCATGTCACACCTACCAGCGAACACACGCTTCGTGCTCTCCACTTCTCTGCGTGGGAGGGACGATGGCTCCATGGTGCCCGCCCGTGTTATTCGGACCTTGGACGATGGCCTTTCAGTGGGGGTCGGCGACCTGGCACTCGTCAAGGTAACTCCAATGAGGGGGCGAGTTGAACTGAAGGACGAAGTTTCTCTCGCCCTATCGGCCAAGGCGCAGGTAATCCTCATTCGTGATCGATTCCAGGATCAGATGGAGACGTCCTTGAATCTGGATGGGTCATTTGAGTTTCCGGCCGTTCCAATAGAGGTGGTTGCCCTGCGCGTGGATCTTCCAAACTATCGGGTGTCCGGTCGGAACCGAAGTCTTGATTCGGCCGATCCTAGGCAGCTCTTGGGATTTTGGAGTGGCGACGTTTACCCCCTGCGAATTCTGGTGGAGCCGGGAGACCCGTTAAAGCCGATGGATGTGCTTGGACGGCCGGTTTCTAACTCTCCCGAGGATCCTCTCAAGGGCGTGGACTAGCAAACTTCAGGGCGAGGAGCCCGACTCCGTCGGGTGCTGAAAAGCTGTAGAGGGCTACAGCACTCCAAACGGCCAGTCGGCCTCGCGAAGCGTCTTGGAGTTGATCGAGAAACGATCCTACTAAGCTTCTAGTTCAGTCGTCGTGCAGCCCTCTGCCGCTTTTGGCCCCCCGAACGGAGTCGGGCTCCTCGCCATCATTCAGGTTTAATCCTCCTATACAACCCGCTCTATTCTCTTGCTTGCCTCTCCTCCCGAGCGCAGGTTGCTTCTCGAACCCAGTTCATGCGTGTCCGCATGAAGCGCCTTGTTTTCGCGGGCGTTCCTTTTCCAACTCTATCGGGATCTAACCGTGAAAACGAAACTTGTCCTCCCCTCTCTCGCCTACCTGGTCGCCTGCCTCCTGCTCACCGTGTCCCCCAGTTCGGCTCCCGCGGCCGCGCCGTGGGCCGGCCCGATCATGCAGCCCGGAATCGCGGCACTCACGTGCGCCGCTCAGCAGAAGAACGCCAGCGGCGCGACAGTGCCGCCCAACTTGTCGTTCCCGTTCGGATTGGTGGATCTTCGAACGCCTCCTCTCCCGAAATACACCGTTCAGGGAACGACGGCCGCGTTGTGGAATCCCCCGATGTATCATCACCCGGATTGGTCCGCCCAGCGACTGGGCTGTGTGTTCGGGATCACCATCGACTCCACGGGGAATATTTACGTGGCGGCTCACAGCTTGTTCGTGCCGTACTGGGGCGCTCCGTTCTTCGGGAATCCGTACCTGCAGTTTGGAACCATCGGCGGCTCCAATCCGATTCAATCCTCCGGAACCATCTATCGCATCGATGCCCTCACGGGGGTGGTCACCGTGTTCGTGGTGCTGCCCCAGCAGGCGGATCCCAATCTGCCCTGGAACTCGGCCGCGGGGCCGGGCATCGGGAATCTCACCTACGACGAGGCTCACGACCAGTTGTTCGCGACCAATCTCGAAGATGGTAGGATCTATCGGATCACGAAGAGCGGGTTGGTGGGTACGATCTCGGGAGTGTTTGACCCCCTGGCACCCGACAACGGGCTGCCGGGTATGCCCCCATTGGGAGATAGGCTCTGGGCTATCGAGGCTTCAGGCGGGCAGCTCTTCTACTCGGTTTGGAACCAAGGCACCGCGTCAAACCCGCAAGTCATTCGCAGCGTGGGGATTCTTCCTGGGGGTGCGCTTAATCCATCCTCCGACATCGCGGTTTTGACCGTGACGCCGACAAGCGCAGCCGCGGCGGGGTATCTTTCCACCCCGGTTAGTGACCTCTCGCTGTCCCGTGATGGACTCACCATGACCTTAGCGGAGCGAGGTATGTTACGCACTACGGCTAACGGAGGTTCTTTCACCGACTACTATGTGGTGGCCAACCACTACACTCCCGTGAAGCTGGCGCAGTATTCGGGAAGTTCTTGGAGTGTGGTGAAAACGCTGGCCTCTGGAAAGAACAGTTCCCTGGGGGAAGGTTATGGGGGAGCGGATTTCGGGCCGGAAAGTGGCCAGCCGGAGACGTTGGTTTGGATGAGTAGCGCAGACCTGGCGGGTAGTCCGGGACCCCATGGGATTCAAGGAGTGCGGCGCACGGACTTCCCCGCGGTTCTGGCCCAGGCCGTCCAGGCTTATGCGGTTCCCTACGACCCCGGCTATACCGCCTCGGGGCCCGATGTGAAAGGCATCGGCGCCGACGTGGAGATCATGCCAGAGAAGGCCTGCGTCCAGTTTGTCTCAGGTCGAGTGGAATGTCAGGCGGGGGAGGTGTATTCCTACAGTTTCTGCTTCACGAACCGCTGGACGAATACGATCTATCACATCGTTTCGTTGGGGTTGCCCTCCGGGGTGTCGATGTCGCCTGGGCCGATTCTTGATTTTCCTTCGGGAATCGCGCCGGGGCAGGGCATCTGCACGAATGTCACATTGACGGTGGGCGCAGCGGGTGTGGACGTGAAGGAGTTGTGCTTTCAGCTGGCCTTTCACACCCTCGATTTCAGTCAGTGCTGTATCGTTCCGGTTTGCCTCCAGCTGCCTCGTTGCTGTCTGCCTCCGATCGGGGAGTCCAAAGTTGATTGTGATCCCGCCACGGGGGTGATGAGTTACACGTTCGCGTTCCAGAACAATTCGGGTCAGGCCGTTGGCGCGCTCTACTTGCTCCAGCTGAGCCCGGCCTGCTTCTCTATTTCGCCGGCGTCGGTTAGCTTCGTTCCGCCGGTCCCGATTGGCGGCGTCACCAACGTGACGGTTTCGGTGATCAAGACGAACCTGTGTCCCGATCAGCTCTGT
This genomic stretch from Verrucomicrobiales bacterium harbors:
- a CDS encoding amidohydrolase family protein, with protein sequence MKPMIVDAHVHMVGNGSSGSGCRLRLSGAHRFLARFMLQHIGLSQDALAKDLDRIYVERLLGLIKESSIHRIVLLAHDEVYHADGRVMDGVGSLYVPNDHLLELTRQFPEFLPGVSIHPARADALAELERAIEGGAVLMKCLPNCHNIDCNDRRYTPFWERMAEADLPLLAHTGGEHTVPVVRAELADPRVLTLPLECGVKVIAAHCGTRSGLRDPDYFEHFREMTQRYPNLYGDTSAFNLPMRGLHIRKCLQSPLRERLVHGSDFPVPIQGLWAWMRGLLPWKEYRRCQRIPNVIERDVQLKRAMGFDAEHFSRIASLLR
- a CDS encoding BlaI/MecI/CopY family transcriptional regulator produces the protein MKPIPRISETEWEVMKVVWQKSPRSAGEILDELRRDDPSWHPKTAKTLIARLVQKGALGFRKDGRAYFYHPLVDERTCSSVESESFLSRVFGGSLKPLLVHMVEEKKLSASDIKELRKLLDGK
- a CDS encoding carboxypeptidase regulatory-like domain-containing protein, with the translated sequence MKICLLLLMVVLVSPLVEAGVSVSGLILDRAGRPVSGARVIVRGRAAEFKTEWLPSSEAALTVVSDSQGRFRLPTETGWTAYHVTVQATDFAPLWSALNLGRDPILVLPKGAAVSGKVVSQGKGVRDVVVVAETEARGPGLFLNGFLARTGGDGEFVMSHLPANTRFVLSTSLRGRDDGSMVPARVIRTLDDGLSVGVGDLALVKVTPMRGRVELKDEVSLALSAKAQVILIRDRFQDQMETSLNLDGSFEFPAVPIEVVALRVDLPNYRVSGRNRSLDSADPRQLLGFWSGDVYPLRILVEPGDPLKPMDVLGRPVSNSPEDPLKGVD
- a CDS encoding redoxin domain-containing protein, with the translated sequence MNILDSALLALLRSSWQGGVLVLIVLSLQALLGQRLAPRWRHGLWLIVLVRLALPVSFEWQGSMFSLVPSLRVPLFSEKLDRATDLPARQSGFESLPVGPPISKDISSADEPREDLQLAGASVPLPTSDITPFANRESFSPSLPQSPWPWMKWVAFVWALGAVGFGVLIGLPAWHFSRRVARLHPLNDPRVDSILTACRNRMSLKRNLLVFETDAVASPALFGLWRPRLLLPPGLVNRFAVLQLQHIFLHELAHLRRRDLPLNGIMILLVVVHWFNPLVWLAMRRIRVDRELACDALALQYIDPKEARGYGETIISLVEDISQRPMVAGLVGMGEDPGALRARIRMIARFRKPGRWSALALVLLVGLGAVGLTDPNGKDVDPVRAESSSQNPESAGAGLITAAAVALEGANVSNGYKDNDGSSEPVCRIEVLDEKTGQPIEKAVVMVDTLGYIRVQPPQWIVETDARGMASIRHFALIQYKMMSVVVAHRDYAASRVQWHNSPGTLGTGVKGDLQVRLGRGVRLGGRLVDSEQKPIAGARVRLSSFGIPWPVPAGKPGLELPTISQMPGWSFQTVVETDGDGRWTFDRAPSPVVRASLEVLRPTGGRRWFSSAPNSGLSPSHPRVRLESLMSQAAVLEWKTGIDLDVRVSDASGMPVPDASVYLLVRNEDLDYTIRDRSLKDLVPEGKTDRSGSLSLWDQAWSEHTILVKATNYAVQAQVVPLRRGKVPVSIILRKALPLRLHVVDRSGNPISQVHVSFAGSSNLAAPAIPWSGFTDAQGRLEWMDAPREDFDLLFARGSRLVSFRMGGEQRERTIKILGPWENESISLSGQVVDSITGAPIQNYQILGLRREGYPNSGYQLLAKHDSGDFSFQLHRAQEATELDSDSASWNRYRLKVVAAGYEPLVTEEYHFTQGDQRLRFSLKPSSVPRHVRVLQPDGSPAVEAVMYRAQGRQAGFLPEFGSRYPSGSGSGFEERQSGADGRLELPIDVSETPLVVRHITGTKVITLGECHQHSSILLEAWGRIEVQWDLNQLDKTAVACSLESLIYIPGRLNAGGIQATSDKQGKVVFQHVTPGDYIIGRYGSSSSGILQDHHSVHVSAGETVRLNPGREAADVIGRLVPTPARGADAYSEPELVNLLVKKLPRLEWPERRTFASPDRYFKAMVEFLSTEAARDYFRQRRFYLIQCQPDGAFRIRGVEPGEYEIYSGVSRYATSRIFPWILQGLDEPEAIDRVTIPRVTGLRPDLPLDLGLIVSGRSTPVELSGVPLELEGRGQNGAPLSLASLRGKWVLLHFWSSWSDRSLERMAELKEVHAWSRQQPKFTLIGVNLDGEFSQSKETIQRLSLDWAQLHLTSEQRGAIVKQLSLAEIPRSLLLTPEGRPFLLDLPIGRSLEVARKVVEQPIIR